Proteins from one Thalassophryne amazonica chromosome 20, fThaAma1.1, whole genome shotgun sequence genomic window:
- the anp32e gene encoding acidic leucine-rich nuclear phosphoprotein 32 family member E, whose translation MDMKNRISLELRNRNPAKVAELVLDNCCSVNGEVDGLTDDFSDLEYLSMANAGLTSIVKLPSLPKLWKMNLSHNKLCGSLEALSEKCPNLIYLNLSGNKIKELRTVEPLQNLKSLQSLDLFNCEVTALEDYRDAVFQLLPQITYLDGFDQDDNEAPDSEADDEDEDGEDRAGPTLKYKDEDDEEEDEEVGLTFQVKPADQDDEEEEEEDSAEEDEDEQTTVQGQKRKRDLEDEDSDEDD comes from the exons ATGGACATGAAGAACAGGATCAGTCTAGAGTTGCGGAACCGGAACCCAGCTAAG GTGGCAGAGTTGGTGCTGGACAACTGTTGCTCAGTGAACGGTGAGGTGGACGGTCTGACCGATGACTTCTCTGATTTGGAGTACCTCAGTATGGCCAACGCCGGTCTGACCTCGATTGTTAAACTGCCATCACTGCCCAAACTGTGGAAG ATGAACCTGAGCCACAACAAACTGTGTGGTTCTTTGGAGGCTTTGTCGGAGAAATGTCCGAATTTGATCTACCTCAACCTGAGTGGGAATAAGATCAAAGAGCTGCGCACAGTGGAGCCGCTG CAAAACCTGAAGAGCCTGCAGAGCCTGGACCTGTTTAACTGTGAGGTCACTGCACTGGAGGACTACAGGGACGCCGTGTTCCAGCTGCTGCCGCAGATTACCTACCTGGACGGCTTCGACCAGGATGACAACGAGGCGCCTGACTCCGAAGCAGATGATGAAG ATGAGGATGGCGAGGACAGGGCGGGCCCAACTCTGAAGTACAAGGACGAGGATGATgaagaggaggatgaggaggtgGGGCTGACCTTTCAGGTCAAACCGGCCGATCAG GATgacgaagaggaggaggaggaagactcTGCAGAGGAGGATGAAG ATGAGCAAACCACCGTTCAGGGACAGAAAAGGAAGAGAGACTTGGAAGATGAAGATAGCGATGAAGATGATTAG